The genomic DNA GAGAAGACATTTGCCTTCATATTACTCAGCCCTCACCGCTGGACTTCCCTAGTCAGCATGCATCGTGCCTCTCATGTTCTCACTCTTCAGGTTCAAAACTTCTTTACTGGTGAAGATTGGTTAGTGTTTAcagctccctttctctctcttctcttgaaGTGATTAGTCACTCAGGACCACATTCCTCCTTAAAAATCCAGGTGAACTGAGGCAGACCTGACAAAATGTTTAGTCTACCTCACAGGTTTCTCAGAGAGCTCCCTCAGAGGCAGAAACTTTGATCCATGCCTTGCCCAGGAAAGGAGACCCCACAGCTCCTAGAACACTGTTAACAAATATGCACAAGAGCACAGACCTTAAAAGAAATTAGACTGTCggccagaaaataattttaatgcaaaGTAGCAAGGGCCACtccattttatcatttccttGCTCTTGCTCTACAGACTCTTCCTTCCTGTGACTGTGAGCAGGTGAGAGGAACAGGCTGTGTTTCTCGAGTGGCTGCCCATATGGGAAGGAGTCTCTCATACTGGTAGCTTGCTCCTAGATCTGGGGTAATGCTAGTGTCCTTTAGATCTTGGagtaaaagtgaaataataaaataatttatatgtggCTCGTGCATCTACTGATCCCATCGCCTTCCTCTTTATAGTCACAGGGCAGCTGCATCATCCTTGGATCCATGGGGACCCAACATTGCTTCTAAAGAACctgcaaaataaatacatcatgaaAAAGGGTGAACTTCTTAGCAGTAGTAGGCTAGAGAAGATGAGAGCAGAGCCTGGCTGGATCTTTGATAGTATCACCTTTCTGGTTAAGGGATTAGAATCTGAAGCTAAAAGGAGGAGAAGGTAGAAAGGAACCAGGAAAAAATGACCTTCTCTGTGGTGGGGCATCCTTTGCTGTTATTCATGTTGATATTCTTCATAGAGATCAGGGTGATGCTGTCTTTCTCTCCGTTGGCTGTGGAGCAGCTAGGGGAAGGATAGGAACATGGTTGAACAATGAAGAACAGGAGTCAATATAGTGGTTAAATAACTGTGGGGCAAAGTGTTGGAACCTCGAACTTTGTTTCTATTAAACCTGTAATTTGGCGATGGACTCTAATGAAATGGGAGTGTGCTTTGAAGCCCAAAAAACTTCTATTTAAATCTTAGTTTTACTATTTGCTACTTATGTGATCTTGCCCAAGTTACAACCTCTtccaaatctcatttttttcaaatgtacagaATGCAGTATTATCTGCCTGGAAGGATTGCTGTAAGGATTTgagataatattataaaatacctGCCATAGTACCTGGCATATACAAGATGCTCCTTAACtaagtgttttcttatttaatgggGTATAATAGAGGGGgtcctgggtggttcatttgattaagtgtctgactcttggtttcagctcaggtcacgatctcaggattgtggtatcaagccctgcctcaggctctgcactcagaggggagACTGCTTaggttttcctctttctctctccctcccccagcccctttctctttctctaaaataaatcaataaaatctttttttaaaaagaggggcaTATTAGCATCTGAATTCCTACACTTTTCAAGAGGGGGTTATAGAGGCTTAGCCCTCAGGCTGAAGAGTTCCATTCATCTCCTGTCACTTGATTGTTTACTGTTAGGGTCATCCCTGTCCCACCCATCCCTAACCCTGGCCTTGCTGGTGGCTGTCAAGATTCCATGCATGCTTATGCAAGCGTGTGCGCAGAAGGCAGGAAGTAGCAGTTCTTTGTTGGAGTAGGGGCTGAGAGGTCAGAGAGATGATTTCTCCCTTATGCCTCTGACAGTCTTACCTTTCAGATAACCCCGAACTCCCAGGTTTCTGGGGATCTGTAAAACATCCAAAGACACAGACTAGGGGGAGGGTCACATGCTATACCTCAGAAGACCAATCTGTTCCTCAAAGCCCACCCAAGTGGACTACCCTCCCATTTCATCAGTGGTGCTTATGAGCCATTCTTTTCCTGCACTCCAGGCTGGGTGTCAGTCCCAAAATCTAGCTCTTGGTCTCTTAGCAAAGAGGGACAATGTGGGACCCCAAGTGGAAGGGCATGTACCTTCAGACTCCTTGTTCTTCCGACACTTAAACCTTAGACTGACCACACTGACTAGGATGATCACCACAACCACTAGGATGACAATGAAGCTGATAACACCTGGACAGGGAGAATGGGGTAAAGGAGAGGCAAAGGAGGGGTCAGAGAGGGGCCAGAAGAGTCCAAATTCCCTTCCCAGCCAAGTGCCGTGTAGATAGACTCTGAGAGCAGAGTGAATTCCCCTTCTCCACTGGATGAATGAATTCTCAGCCTGCTACCCCTGGTGAGAGCGAGCTCCACAGCCCTGTCCCACCCTCCTATAAGAGCATGGAACCCGGCAGAGCCCAGAAGAGTTGACTGGAGGGCCAGTGGAAGCTCCTTCCTACCAGGGCCTTCTTCATCAACCAAGCCCTCCTACAACAAATAAATAGGTGAGATTTAAACTCGTGTTTCTGGAGCCAGAGTATAAGTTAGTTCAGGGGTGGGGTCTCCTGCCACTCTCCccatcttctcctctctcttacCAAATGCAGCCACAGTGAGCACCGTCTCTGACGTGGGGCTGGGCAAAATGGTTGAGTCTTCTCTTATCCTCAGGCTCATGGTGGTTGATATGGGAGTAATATTTTGAGAAGTGTCTGAAGTGGAGTGGGGATGGGTACGTCAATGAAGGGACTGGCATAGCCCACCAGAGACATGGCTAGCTCCCTCCCACTTCCCCGGGTAAAGAACTAcagaaggagggcacctgggtggctcagtggttaagcgtgagcctttgactcaggtcgtgatcccagggtcctgggatcgagtcccacattgggctccccgcagggagcctgcttctccctctgcctatgtctctgcctctctctgtgtgtctctttgctgttaaacaaaatcttaaaaatctgtttgctgagaaaacaaaatcttaaaaagaaaaaaaaaaaaaaaaagaactgcagaaGGAGCTAATGCCCTACAAAAAGGACTTCCTCCTTGCTATTCAGACCAGATCTCATTAGGACGGAGGTTGGAACTGGGTGATGTGGGATGAGGTGAATTGCATTGCTGATTGCTCATGTTATTAGCTCCAGGGGACTCCAAAAAGTTCAAAATGCTTCTCCTATTATTCTCTTCCCACCATCCCCTTGGGGCTCATTTATGCTCTAGAGATAGGGAGCCGGACTGGGCAAGGTAGAGCCATCTGTGTTTTGCCAAGGGTTGAAGTGGGAGGAAAAAAGCCCCTGGATGTTTATCCCTAGGCACTGATTTAATAAGCCAGGCTGCCAGTTAAGGGGCACCAGTTTCTAGCCCTCTTAAAATGTAGTATGATTACCCATCTCTTCCCttcttcaactcttttttttttctttttttttaagattttgtttttaagtaatctcaacacccaacacagggcttgaacttgtaaccctgagatcaaaagtcacagctccaccgactgagtcagccaggcaccccctcttcCACTCATTGTACTGCAAGTTTGATTGCtatccatttccttatctgtaccTGCACTGCCAAATAAGTCTTCGAgtctaaaaaaaatctcagagccAAGGGGTAGGATAAGAGGAAGGGTCAGGGTGCTCTTCACTGAGAGTACAGGCAGGACATACCACTGCTCCTTGGGATAGCTGGACCTATGCCATGAAACAGCAGGGCTAGGATGGAAGTGGCCACTCCCTCCCAGCTCTCTCCCCACACTGGCACATGAAGGTCAGCCTGCCCCGAAAAGCATATAGTCCTGGCCAAAccccttctgcctccctttccatcattttgggttctccctctcccttccccctccgtGATTTTATCAGTCCCGAGTCTAGGCTTCTTTTACCTTCACTGTGACCAGGCCCAAGGCTGTGTCTCTACTTCCTACCAACCTTCTCTCATTCCCAAACCAGGCTGCCACTGATGTGGATCCTGGTCCCTGAGATGCCTCACTGTGGGACAGAATCTGGGCCTCCTGACGAGGTGGAGAAGGACCCCAACCACAAATGACCTAGTGTTCTTGATCCTCAGCCCCACATATTCACTAGGTTGTGCTGTGTCCTTCTGTGGCTGGGGCTGAGTCATGCCCACCAGGGACTGGGGTTGACCATCCATGGTGCTTGTGCTCAGTGTCCCGGGTTTAATGGTTACCGCGAGGACCTGTGAGGCCCTCTCTGGAGCTGCTGTGGATTAGGAAGCATGGGTGGGCCTGCTCAGGGCTTCAGCCAGTATGTACACGGGGGTTCTCTTTAGTCcaaaatcttccttttctttactgCTTTCAATTCCAGAAGgagccatattttcttttccctttgggaCCTTACCGATACAGTTACATCTGCCTAGAATATACGCGCTACCACCCTCCAACCCACAGTCTTCATCTGGTTAACTCTTGGGCCTCCACTTCCAAGGTCACTCACTCTAACATGTCTTCCCTGACTCCCAAGTCTGAAGTGGCCTGCATCAGTCTCTGCTCCTCCGGCACCTTCTCTTCATGCTTATCACATCCCTTCCCACCCTGCTTTGTAGTTGGCAATGTGAGGTCCCATTTACTGGTGTGTTTCCCTACTAGTCTATATTCTTCTGTAGGGCAGAAACTGTGCCTGCTTCCCACTGGGCCCTCCCCAGAGGGCATCTGGATCTGAGCAGCAGAGTACCTGGGGTCCCAGCACTGGCCGGAGAGCTTGAGCTTCTGGGCTCTGAGGAAGAGCTATTTCCTGTAaggacagaggcaggaagaggtAGAGGGGGGAAGGTTTGGTGATACCACACTCCCTCATCCAACTGAGAACCCTTGGGTTCCAAGCAGATCTGAAGGGCTAGGTGGGGGCAGGGACTGGCCACACTCACTCACCTGTATTGGAAGAAAGTGGTTCTGTGATCAGACTTGGTTTGCCAAAGGCTCCTGAAACAAATCATCTGAGGCTGAGGGTCACTGCTTTCTATTACTctatctccttctcttcttcccttgtAACTAGAGTTTTCTAGTCtttctccctgccacccccaccctcagccaTTCATCTTACTCCTCTTTGAAGGCGCGTGAGACGGGGTCAAGCTGAAATAGTCCTGAGAAGAGCTCAGCCTTCCATGTCCTGAGAGCTCAGGCCCCAGCCCTAATCACCTGAGATCTGGTCTTGCCTTTCCTAAGCTGCCAGGTCACCATACCAGAGTAGGCGCTATGTGTTTGCTCTTACCCTGAAACCGAGATGTCTGCATCGTCATGGGCTGGGAGTGGTGGCCTGCCAGAGAAAGCAGAACACTTTGACTAGCTTGGTGAGTCtcttgtccagtgcagagcccacagAAGATCCTAGGCTCTCCAAACCTTCCATGTTGGAAGGCAGACACACTTGGCAGAGGGCTGAAGAATGTGGCTCTGGCTCACAGTGCTAGCTTCCTCTGAAACTAGCACTCAATagtaccatcaccaccacctcgTGGTTCAGTGTGCCAGAGTCCTTTCCTGACTCTTTAGTCCCATGTGTATTTTATACCAACCTGCCTTGAGGTCAGGGGAAGGTTATTTCAAACTAGTGATTTGTCCAAGGACAGAGGGCCAGTAACCTGCGACGTCTAGATAAGGACCTTGGACTCCAGGTTCTTGCTATCCTACCACTGAGCCCTTCATTTTCCCCTGTGAATATTGTCATCTTGGTTCTGCCCCAAGGGAAGAGGATGGAAAGATGTGGTGAATAAAATGAGGTTATGGATTGGGGTAGGTATCTGAgctgtctctctgcccccctccagcTGGAAGTACGGGTGCACACAGCAAGTAAGTTCTGAGGAACATGTAGGAGCCAGGGCAGCTCTAGAACAAGCAGCCAATCTTATTTTCATAGGCAGAGGCTGCTTCCGAAATGGCCGTGGTTGGCCAAACCCAGGGAGGAGCCAGTTACGGGGAGGCCCCTATCAGAAGCCCTCAGTGGCTTTTTTGTACATCCACGTATGTGCATGTGGGTCTCTGTGcagatgtgtatgtgtgcttgtgtgccTGTATGTGAGGCCCCTGTGTGTGTGGGACCTGAAAGGTCAGGTTGTGTTTGCTCATTTTCCACAATGAAATCATTCTTGAAACCTGTGAACAATGTGAAAGGAAAACAACGTGGGGAAGTGGAGCCGCCCAGCTGGGTTCCCGTCCCTCTGCCACTGCTGAGACTGTAGCCTCTGGCCTGGCGCTTGGACTCCCAGGCTCCCATCAACACGGAGGTCCCAAGCCTGGGCAAGGGTGAGCAGAGGTGGCTGGGGCCAGGGCCCTCCCAGCCTGTGGTAGCCTGGCGgcctgtttattttccttaactaCTGCCTTCCTCCATGGGGATATCACTTGGATGGGGTAGAATTAACGGTTTCCAAACCCAAGCTCGCCTAAACCCTGGCTGTGTTTTTCCAAGTCACCCTGTCTCTGGTAGCCCCACCCTCTCACTGGGTGGGGCATCAGAGGGGTATTAAAACTAGTAGGGACCCAAGGCTAGAGAGCAATCTGCCCAGCTGAAAATGACCCTGAAAGAACATTTCAAGGCACATCCTGACAACACCTCTCAGTAATTGATGAAGCACGTCTTAGGTACCGTCTGAGCTCTATCAGGTTGTCACATTAGCTCTTCATGGATGAACACAATGCACTGCTTTCTGGCAGGTGTGGAAACAAAACCAGTGTTTTAGAAAGAGTTCCAAAGCCACAGGCTCTAAGCTCCAGTACCCTGTTCTCTGTCTTCTGGCCCTATCCCCCTACCAGAAATTTCTGTTAGCAGTAGATTCTTCTGTGAGTAGATGAGGGACTTTGGGAACATCTGTTTCTGCAAGCCAGGGTTCTTCTGACCCCTGGGCCTGTAGACACCCCAAGAACCCTGGCCACATGAGATTTCTGATtttcctgtctcctctccctaATCCCTACCTGCTTCATTACCTTCcagcctctcccttcttcctctctaccACCTCTGTCCCTTATTTTCCTCAGCAGCAGAATTTAGTAgtttaaaaatcacagtttttGGAGTCTGACAGgtatgagttcaagtcctgactCTACCACTTACATTCTGACTTGGGCCttagtttttcctcttctttaaaacacaaatgacTTACATACCTCATAAGTGGTTGCGAGGATAAGAAAATTCGTATAAAGCACTTAACTCAGTGCCTGACAGtccatgctcaataaatgctagacATCCTCCAAGTCTCTGTGTATCCAAGTCAAGTCACCTTGTAGGCCTGAATCACCTCAAAAAGGGTTCCTCAAGGGAGACAGTAAGCGTGCTGAGATATCAGGAtgagagatgaggaaactcaaAGGGTAACCGTGGCTTATGTAGAGTTTATACAGGGCACCATGAGCCCTGCCACTTGCCTGGGACAGTGCCCCCTCATGAGGCTCCCCTTTAATGTCCTTCTCTGCCACTTCTGAGGTTTCTACCACAGCCTAGTCCCCGAGCCCCGGATCAAACCTGTGACTCTGTCCTCCGGGGGTGGGGTAGGGATGGGAATGGGGTGAGCAATCAGAGTTTTACTCCCAGCCCATGGGCTTCTAGAGAAAGTCTGACCTCTCCAAGGGACGGAGTATTAGAACTCAGGCTTTCTACCCCCACCAAGGGAGGGCCTTCCTCTGTCCGCATCCAAGCACTTGGTATGAGCAGGCTCCTAAGTCTCCAACAGAGGACTGCTGGAGAGTGACATGGGAGTAGGGAAGGGATGAGCAAACGGAAGTTGCTGCCCTGTGAGTCAGAATCTCCTGGATTTCTCATGGTTCCCAGCAACCGCTCCCTAATTAGAGGACTCCTGAGCTGCTTCACCCTTCCTTGGCTCCCAGAATCTGGTCTCAGAGGGGCTGTTTCCAGGCATCTCCTCTGGATGCCTTCTCATCCAGCCCCTCAGGTGAGGATGCTGTATACATCCTCTCTGGTAGATAGTTCTTTGTACCTAACCTGAgtctctcttgctgtgatttgaGCTTCAAGTCAACATTTGGAATTCCCAGGTTGTTACTCCTCGTATGAAAGAAGAGTCAGGATCATCTGTAAAGCCCAAGGAGCAGACAATTTTGTGCCAGAACACCCTGGAAGGAGCTCTCTGGCCTCAGTCTCACACCAAGATGGTGGCTTCCCGCATTTCAGGAGGTCAGACTGTGGAGGCCCCAGTTCACCCTGGAAATGTTCCCACAAAAGGGTTTAGCCACGTCTCAACTTCACCTTCGCTCAGTAATGGCCACCCTTCCCCCCACACCATTTCAGCTGGTTCTCTTCATCAGAAGGCTCTGGAATTTCCCTTGGGCACAGGCCTGGATGAAGAGCATGTGCCTCCCACTCTGTGAAGGAGGGACAGGCGCCCAGGACCGCCAGTGGCGGGAGAGGAAGTGCTGGGGCAGGGTGGCAAGTGCCTCTTACCTTGGAGCAGGAGGAAGCCAAGGATCGCCCCGCACAGCCGCGCCGCTCTGACGGTGCCCATGTCAGCTGGGTCTGTGGCGGGCAGGCAGCAGCTCCGCGGTGGCTCTGTCCAtagtggagaagagagagggagtgctggggcggggtgtggggtgggggctcgCTCTCCAGGAGCTTCCTGtcaaagaatagaaggaaacagATTGGGCCTGGCTCTAGGGGCCCTGCTCAGCCAGCAGCCCAGATGAGGATGTAAAGCTGGAGCAGTGTGACTGTGCCTGGGGCTCTGCCCTGCCTGGCTAGCGCCACAGTGGGGTCCTCCAGGGCCTTTCCACAAAGACCAGTGATGGCAACGGGGTCCGTgcccccctctctgcccctctgagGGGTCCATCAGCTTCCTCCGCACACTGTTTGGAGGCTTTTGGAAATTTACCTGAAGTCGAACTCCAATCTCTCCCCATACTATTTCAGACCAGGTCCTCGTCTCCCAAGATGAACTCTGAAGCTCAGCCCACCAGCCATCCATGCTCTGTAGACTCTGCTTCACGTTCCTCTCCACTCCCAGGGTCCCAATGCAGATGGGACTTCCAGCATTTTTCGGGGAGGCCTTACAAAcgttgtttttgtttgcttgtttttaagtaatctctacaaccacaTGGGTCCGGCTCGAATTTACAagcttgagatcaagagtcacaagctccacTGACAGAGCCCACCAGACACCCCTATTGTTATTCTTAACAATTCTTAATGTTAGCAGGGCCATATTCCCTCCCAAGGCTCTAGAGGACAATCTGTTCCTTGTTCTTTCCAGCTTCCAGTGTCTGTTggacattccttggcttgtggccacatcacttCAATCTTTGCCTCTATCTGCACATcaccttctcctctgtgtgtctcttacaaggacacttgtcattgaaTCTAGTGaccatctggataatccaggatgaccTCCTTGTCCCTAAATCCTTAGCTTAGTTACATCTGAGAAAACTGGTTTTCCACATCAGGttaatattcacaggttctggggactaAGATACGGACATACTTTTGTGGGGGCCACCGTTCAGCCACTATGGCTAGCTTTCCCCACTTTAAAGTTCCTCTTTTCACCTTTATAATTAAGTACTTATTTGCAAATAAGTACTTCGAATTCTGTAAATATTACACattacaataatttattattttgatgcaCAGATTGTCCCCATTTTGGTCACTGGGAGTCCCTTTGAGCTGGCTTTTGTGTCCTGTTGACATGGCTCCATCATTCTTTGAggattttcttactttctggagTAACAAGATGTTCCATGTTCATCCCATGCCAACTTTGAGATTGGCTGTTTCTCCAAAGGAGCCCCAGTTCCTTTTAGTGGCAAATGGCATTGAGAAATGGAGATCCAGGCAGTGGGGGTGCTCATTGCTACTATGACGTAGCTTCTCTA from Canis lupus dingo isolate Sandy chromosome 2, ASM325472v2, whole genome shotgun sequence includes the following:
- the ECSCR gene encoding endothelial cell-specific chemotaxis regulator isoform X3, with amino-acid sequence MGTVRAARLCGAILGFLLLQGHHSQPMTMQTSRFQGNSSSSEPRSSSSPASAGTPDTSQNITPISTTMSLRIREDSTILPSPTSETVLTVAAFGVISFIVILVVVVIILVSVVSLRFKCRKNKESEDPQKPGSSGLSESCSTANGEKDSITLISMKNINMNNSKGCPTTEKVL
- the ECSCR gene encoding endothelial cell-specific chemotaxis regulator isoform X5; its protein translation is MGTVRAARLCGAILGFLLLQGHHSQPMTMQTSRFQGAFGKPSLITEPLSSNTGNSSSSEPRSSSSPASAGTPGVISFIVILVVVVIILVSVVSLRFKCRKNKESEDPQKPGSSGLSESCSTANGEKDSITLISMKNINMNNSKGCPTTEKVL
- the ECSCR gene encoding endothelial cell-specific chemotaxis regulator isoform X1: MGTVRAARLCGAILGFLLLQGHHSQPMTMQTSRFQGAFGKPSLITEPLSSNTGNSSSSEPRSSSSPASAGTPDTSQNITPISTTMSLRIREDSTILPSPTSETVLTVAAFGVISFIVILVVVVIILVSVVSLRFKCRKNKESEDPQKPGSSGLSESCSTANGEKDSITLISMKNINMNNSKGCPTTEKVL
- the ECSCR gene encoding endothelial cell-specific chemotaxis regulator isoform X2, encoding MGTVRAARLCGAILGFLLLQGAFGKPSLITEPLSSNTGNSSSSEPRSSSSPASAGTPDTSQNITPISTTMSLRIREDSTILPSPTSETVLTVAAFGVISFIVILVVVVIILVSVVSLRFKCRKNKESEDPQKPGSSGLSESCSTANGEKDSITLISMKNINMNNSKGCPTTEKVL
- the ECSCR gene encoding endothelial cell-specific chemotaxis regulator isoform X4; this encodes MGTVRAARLCGAILGFLLLQGNSSSSEPRSSSSPASAGTPDTSQNITPISTTMSLRIREDSTILPSPTSETVLTVAAFGVISFIVILVVVVIILVSVVSLRFKCRKNKESEDPQKPGSSGLSESCSTANGEKDSITLISMKNINMNNSKGCPTTEKVL